Proteins found in one Chlamydia pneumoniae TW-183 genomic segment:
- the ftsW gene encoding putative lipid II flippase FtsW: MKWFVISCLLGIFSLGLIMVFDTSSAEVLDRSLECSTHKALIRQVTYLILGLGVASLLYMMEWRDFLKISPVLLSGAALALICVFIPGLGICRNGARRWLGFGQLTIQPSEFVKYLVPIVALYFLTFSSLYQKQLKMFLKLTAILFIPILLIAIEPDNGSAAVISASLIPVFIMTSVRLRYWLLPLLCVLIAGGALAYRMPYVRYRLNVYLHPELDIKGRGHQPYQAKIAAGSGKLLGKGPGASLQKLTYLPEAQNDYIAAIYAEEFGFLGMLVLILLYMCFVYGGYAIAIKASSLEGAALAMVITLIISMQAFMNLGVVSGLLPSKGVNLPFFSQGGSSLIANMCGVTLLLKVYDEENSKSSLGCRRFRRPHCPSSLGKGSFFS; this comes from the coding sequence ATGAAATGGTTTGTTATTTCCTGTTTATTAGGAATCTTTTCTCTAGGGCTGATTATGGTTTTTGATACTTCTTCAGCAGAAGTATTAGACCGCTCTTTAGAATGTAGTACACATAAAGCTCTCATCCGCCAGGTGACCTATCTTATCCTTGGCTTGGGAGTCGCATCGCTTCTCTACATGATGGAATGGAGAGATTTCTTAAAAATCAGTCCTGTGTTGCTTTCAGGAGCTGCCCTAGCCTTAATCTGTGTGTTTATTCCAGGATTAGGGATATGCCGTAATGGGGCAAGACGTTGGTTGGGGTTCGGTCAGCTAACGATTCAACCTTCGGAATTTGTCAAGTACCTCGTCCCTATAGTCGCTCTATATTTCCTTACATTCTCTTCCCTCTATCAGAAACAACTGAAAATGTTTCTTAAACTTACAGCAATTTTATTTATTCCGATTCTTTTGATTGCTATAGAACCCGATAACGGATCTGCTGCTGTAATTTCAGCATCCCTGATTCCTGTGTTTATCATGACCTCAGTGCGCCTCCGCTACTGGCTTCTACCACTTCTGTGCGTCCTCATAGCTGGAGGAGCCCTTGCTTATAGAATGCCCTATGTTCGCTACCGCTTAAACGTCTACCTTCATCCTGAACTCGACATCAAAGGAAGAGGACATCAGCCGTATCAAGCCAAAATTGCCGCAGGATCTGGAAAGCTACTAGGAAAAGGTCCTGGAGCTAGCCTTCAGAAGCTTACCTACCTCCCAGAAGCCCAAAATGACTATATTGCCGCAATCTACGCTGAGGAGTTCGGATTTTTAGGTATGCTCGTCCTCATACTTTTGTATATGTGCTTTGTTTACGGAGGGTATGCAATCGCTATAAAAGCATCATCACTAGAAGGTGCTGCTTTGGCAATGGTCATTACTTTGATTATTAGCATGCAAGCATTTATGAATTTAGGAGTCGTTTCAGGCCTGCTTCCTAGTAAAGGAGTCAACCTTCCTTTTTTTAGCCAAGGAGGGTCCTCTCTTATCGCAAATATGTGTGGAGTCACGTTGTTATTGAAGGTATATGATGAAGAAAATTCGAAAAGTAGCCTTGGCTGTAGGAGGTTCAGGAGGCCACATTGTCCCAGCTCTCTCGGTAAAGGAAGCTTTTTCTCGTGA
- the murG gene encoding undecaprenyldiphospho-muramoylpentapeptide beta-N-acetylglucosaminyltransferase, with protein MMKKIRKVALAVGGSGGHIVPALSVKEAFSREGIDVLLLGKGLKNHPSLQQGISYREIPSGLPTVLNPIKIMSRTLSLCSGYLKARKELKIFDPDLVIGFGSYHSLPVLLAGLSHKIPLFLHEQNLVPGKVNQLFSRYARGIGVNFSPVTKHFRCPAEEVFLPKRSFSLGSPMMKRCTNHTPTICVVGGSQGAQILNTCVPQALVKLVNKYPNMYVHHIVGPKSDVMKVQHVYNRGEVLCCVKPFEEQLLDVLLAADLVISRAGATILEEILWAKVPGILIPYPGAYGHQEVNAKFFVDVLEGGTMILEKELTEKLLVEKVTFALDSHNREKQRNSLAAYSQQRSTKTFHAFICECL; from the coding sequence ATGATGAAGAAAATTCGAAAAGTAGCCTTGGCTGTAGGAGGTTCAGGAGGCCACATTGTCCCAGCTCTCTCGGTAAAGGAAGCTTTTTCTCGTGAAGGAATAGACGTATTACTACTAGGGAAAGGTCTCAAGAACCATCCTTCTTTGCAACAGGGAATCAGCTATCGGGAAATCCCCTCAGGACTTCCTACAGTCCTTAATCCCATAAAGATCATGAGCAGGACCCTTTCTCTATGTTCAGGATACCTGAAAGCAAGAAAGGAACTTAAAATTTTTGACCCTGACCTGGTCATAGGATTTGGGAGCTACCACTCTCTTCCCGTGTTGCTCGCAGGACTGTCCCATAAAATTCCCTTATTTCTACACGAACAAAATCTAGTTCCTGGAAAAGTAAATCAATTGTTTTCCCGCTATGCTCGAGGTATTGGAGTGAATTTCTCCCCCGTTACTAAACACTTCCGCTGCCCCGCAGAAGAGGTCTTCCTTCCTAAACGAAGCTTCTCCTTAGGAAGCCCTATGATGAAGCGATGTACAAATCATACCCCTACAATCTGTGTTGTTGGAGGTTCTCAGGGAGCACAGATATTAAATACTTGTGTTCCCCAAGCTCTTGTCAAGCTAGTCAATAAGTACCCAAATATGTACGTCCATCATATTGTAGGACCTAAAAGTGATGTTATGAAGGTGCAACATGTTTACAATCGTGGAGAGGTCCTCTGCTGTGTGAAGCCGTTCGAAGAGCAACTCCTAGATGTCTTGCTTGCCGCAGATTTGGTCATCAGTAGGGCAGGAGCCACAATTTTAGAAGAAATTCTTTGGGCAAAAGTTCCCGGAATTTTAATTCCCTATCCAGGAGCTTATGGACATCAGGAAGTTAATGCTAAATTCTTTGTAGACGTCTTAGAAGGGGGAACTATGATCCTAGAAAAAGAATTAACAGAGAAGCTATTAGTAGAAAAAGTAACGTTTGCTTTAGACTCCCATAACAGAGAAAAACAACGCAATTCCCTAGCGGCGTATAGTCAGCAAAGGTCAACAAAAACATTCCATGCATTCATTTGTGAATGCTTATAG
- a CDS encoding bifunctional UDP-N-acetylmuramate--L-alanine ligase/D-alanine--D-alanine ligase encodes MKGTPQYHFIGIGGIGMSALAHILLDRGYEVSGSDLYESYTIESLKAKGARCFSGHDSSHVPHDAVVVYSSSIAPDNVEYLTAIQRSSRLLHRAELLSQLMEGYESILVSGSHGKTGTSSLIRAIFQEAQKDPSYAIGGLAANCLNGYSGSSKIFVAEADESDGSLKHYTPRAVVITNIDNEHLNNYAGNLDNLVQVIQDFSRKVTDLNKVFYNGDCPILKGNVQGISYGYSPECQLHIVSYNQKAWQSHFSFTFLGQEYQDIELNLPGQHNAANAAAACGVALTFGIDINIIRKALKKFSGVHRRLERKNISESFLFLEDYAHHPVEVAHTLRSVRDAVGLRRVIAIFQPHRFSRLEECLQTFPKAFQEADEVILTDVYSAGESPRESIILSDLAEQIRKSSYVHCCYVPHGDIVDYLRNYIRIHDVCVSLGAGNIYTIGEALKDFNPKKLSIGLVCGGKSCEHDISLLSAQHVSKYISPEFYDVSYFIINRQGLWRTGKDFPHLIEETQGDSPLSSEIASALAKVDCLFPVLHGPFGEDGTIQGFFEILGKPYAGPSPSLAATAMDKLLTKRIASAVGVPVVPYQPLNLCFWKRNPELCIQNLIETFSFPMIVKTAHLGSSIGIFLVRDKEELQEKISEAFLYDTDVFVEESRLGSREIEVSCIGHSSSWYCMAGPNERCGASGFIDYQEKYGFDGIDCAKISFDLQLSQESLDCVRELAERVYRAMQGKGSARIDFFLDEEGNYWLSEVNPIPGMTAASPFLQAFVHAGWTQEQIVDHFIIDALHKFDKQQTIEQAFTKEQDLVKR; translated from the coding sequence ATGAAGGGAACTCCTCAGTATCATTTTATCGGTATCGGTGGTATAGGAATGAGCGCTTTAGCTCATATTTTGCTTGATCGTGGCTATGAGGTCTCTGGAAGCGACTTATATGAAAGCTATACGATCGAAAGCCTGAAAGCTAAAGGTGCGAGGTGTTTCTCAGGCCATGATTCCTCCCATGTTCCTCATGATGCCGTCGTTGTTTATAGCTCAAGTATAGCCCCTGATAATGTAGAGTATCTTACCGCTATTCAAAGATCATCACGTCTTCTTCATAGAGCAGAGCTCTTGAGTCAGCTTATGGAGGGTTATGAAAGCATTCTGGTTTCAGGAAGCCATGGGAAGACAGGGACCTCATCTCTAATTCGAGCGATTTTCCAGGAAGCTCAGAAAGATCCCTCCTATGCTATTGGAGGACTCGCTGCAAACTGCCTGAATGGGTATTCTGGATCATCGAAAATCTTCGTTGCCGAAGCCGATGAAAGTGATGGGTCTTTAAAGCACTACACTCCCCGTGCAGTAGTCATTACAAATATAGATAATGAACATTTGAATAATTACGCTGGGAATCTTGATAACCTGGTTCAGGTAATCCAGGACTTCTCTAGAAAAGTAACAGATCTCAATAAGGTATTCTATAACGGGGATTGTCCTATTTTGAAAGGAAATGTCCAAGGGATTTCTTATGGATATTCACCAGAATGTCAATTGCATATCGTTTCCTATAATCAAAAGGCATGGCAATCTCACTTTTCCTTTACCTTTTTAGGCCAGGAGTATCAAGACATTGAGCTCAATCTCCCTGGACAACATAACGCTGCAAATGCAGCAGCAGCCTGTGGAGTTGCTCTTACCTTTGGCATAGACATAAACATCATTCGAAAAGCTCTCAAAAAATTCTCGGGAGTTCATCGACGTCTAGAAAGAAAAAATATATCCGAAAGCTTTCTTTTCTTAGAAGATTATGCTCATCATCCTGTAGAGGTTGCACATACCCTGCGCTCTGTGCGTGATGCTGTGGGTTTGCGAAGAGTCATCGCAATTTTTCAACCACATCGATTCTCTCGTTTAGAAGAGTGCTTACAAACCTTCCCCAAAGCTTTCCAAGAAGCTGATGAAGTCATACTTACAGATGTCTATAGTGCCGGAGAAAGTCCTAGAGAGTCTATCATTCTTTCCGACCTTGCGGAACAGATTCGTAAGTCTTCTTATGTCCATTGTTGTTATGTTCCCCATGGAGACATCGTAGATTATCTACGAAACTACATTCGCATTCATGATGTCTGTGTTTCTCTAGGAGCTGGAAATATCTATACTATTGGAGAGGCTTTAAAAGACTTTAACCCTAAAAAATTATCCATAGGACTCGTCTGTGGAGGGAAATCTTGCGAACACGATATTTCTCTACTTTCTGCTCAACATGTCTCTAAATATATTTCTCCTGAATTCTATGATGTGAGTTACTTCATCATAAATCGTCAGGGCTTATGGAGAACAGGAAAGGATTTTCCTCATCTTATTGAAGAGACTCAAGGGGATTCGCCACTTTCTTCTGAAATCGCTTCAGCTTTAGCAAAAGTCGACTGTTTGTTTCCCGTGCTCCATGGCCCATTTGGAGAGGATGGTACGATCCAGGGATTTTTTGAAATCTTAGGAAAACCTTATGCCGGACCCTCACCATCTTTAGCAGCAACTGCAATGGATAAGCTGTTAACAAAACGAATTGCATCAGCAGTGGGTGTTCCTGTAGTCCCTTACCAACCTTTAAATCTCTGTTTCTGGAAACGCAATCCAGAACTATGTATTCAGAATCTTATAGAGACATTTTCTTTCCCTATGATTGTAAAAACTGCACATTTGGGATCTAGTATTGGGATATTTTTAGTCCGTGATAAAGAGGAATTACAAGAAAAGATCTCAGAAGCATTTCTATATGACACGGATGTGTTTGTGGAGGAAAGTCGCTTAGGGTCTCGTGAAATCGAAGTGTCCTGTATCGGCCATTCTTCTAGCTGGTATTGTATGGCAGGGCCTAATGAACGCTGTGGTGCTAGTGGGTTTATTGATTATCAAGAGAAATATGGATTTGATGGCATAGATTGCGCAAAGATCTCTTTTGATTTACAGCTCTCACAAGAATCTTTAGATTGTGTTAGAGAACTTGCAGAGCGTGTCTACCGAGCAATGCAAGGAAAAGGTTCAGCTCGAATAGATTTTTTCTTGGATGAAGAGGGGAATTATTGGTTGTCAGAGGTCAATCCTATTCCAGGAATGACAGCAGCTAGCCCATTTTTACAAGCTTTTGTTCACGCAGGATGGACGCAAGAACAAATTGTAGATCACTTTATTATAGATGCTCTACATAAGTTTGATAAGCAGCAGACTATCGAACAGGCATTCACTAAAGAACAAGATTTAGTTAAAAGATAA
- a CDS encoding KH domain-containing protein translates to MEEFVAYIVKNLVTNPEAVEIRSIEDEDNESIKLEIRVAAEDIGKIIGRRGNTIHALRTILRRVCSRLKKKVQIDLVQPENGTDVIADQDYICDNDSSNSTEDTFGESDTCCSGHCHYDEDLNQEEQEEGNMHHSCECSNHH, encoded by the coding sequence ATGGAAGAGTTTGTAGCATATATTGTTAAGAATTTAGTTACTAATCCTGAAGCTGTTGAAATTCGTTCTATTGAAGACGAGGATAACGAATCTATTAAGTTAGAAATTCGTGTCGCAGCAGAGGATATTGGGAAAATTATTGGAAGAAGAGGGAACACAATACATGCGCTAAGAACGATTCTTAGACGTGTATGTTCTAGATTAAAAAAGAAAGTGCAGATAGATTTGGTTCAGCCTGAAAATGGAACTGATGTGATTGCTGATCAAGATTACATCTGTGATAATGACTCTTCTAACTCTACTGAAGATACTTTCGGCGAGTCTGACACCTGCTGCAGTGGACACTGTCATTACGACGAAGATCTTAATCAAGAAGAACAAGAAGAAGGCAATATGCATCATTCTTGCGAATGTAGTAACCACCATTAA
- the cutA gene encoding divalent-cation tolerance protein CutA, with translation MTAVLILTSFPSEESARSLARHLITERLASCVHVFPKGTSTYLWEGKLCESEEHHIQIKSIDIRFSEICLAIQEFSGYEVPEVLLFPIENGDPRYLNWLTILSYPEKPPLSD, from the coding sequence ATGACTGCTGTTCTTATTCTTACATCTTTCCCTTCGGAGGAAAGTGCTCGCTCCTTAGCTAGACATCTGATTACAGAGCGTCTTGCTTCCTGTGTGCATGTATTCCCTAAAGGCACATCGACATATCTATGGGAAGGCAAGCTATGTGAGTCTGAAGAACATCATATACAAATCAAATCGATAGACATACGCTTCTCGGAAATTTGTCTTGCTATTCAGGAGTTCTCTGGCTATGAGGTTCCTGAAGTCTTACTATTTCCTATTGAAAATGGGGATCCGAGGTACTTGAATTGGTTAACGATTCTCAGCTATCCAGAGAAGCCTCCGCTTTCAGATTAG
- a CDS encoding STAS domain-containing protein: MNLSAKEYGDIIVIYLQGSLDAVSVPSVQEYLEQFIQKKHLKIALNFTDVSYISSAGIRLLLSNFKLVQSLGGKMCLCCVKESVTEVMRIAGLDQLILLCQSEQECLSKL, translated from the coding sequence ATGAATTTATCAGCTAAAGAATACGGAGATATCATTGTTATTTATTTACAAGGATCTTTAGATGCCGTCTCAGTGCCTAGTGTTCAAGAGTATTTAGAGCAGTTTATACAGAAGAAACATCTTAAAATTGCTCTGAATTTTACAGATGTCTCGTATATCAGTAGCGCAGGGATTCGTCTACTGCTGTCTAATTTTAAATTGGTTCAGAGCTTGGGAGGAAAAATGTGCCTATGCTGTGTCAAAGAGAGTGTAACCGAAGTCATGCGGATTGCAGGTTTAGACCAATTGATCTTGCTCTGCCAGTCTGAACAGGAATGTTTAAGTAAGTTATAG
- the miaA gene encoding tRNA (adenosine(37)-N6)-dimethylallyltransferase MiaA produces the protein MLPFEFEFNTTSSPECDVCLDPQKLFVKLFKRTIVLLSGPTGSGKTDVSLALAPMIDGEIVSVDSMQVYQGMDIGTAKVSLKARQEIPHHLIDIRHVQEPFNVVDFYYEAIQACQNILSRNKVPILVGGSGFYFHAFLSGPPKGPAADPQIREQLEAIAEEHGVSALYEDLLLKDPEYAQTITKNDKNKIIRGLEIIQLTGKKVSDHEWDIVPKASREYCCRAWFLSPETEFLKNNIQMRCEAMLQEGLLEEVRGLLNQGIRENPSAFKAIGYREWIEFLDNGEKLEEYEETKRKFVSNSWHYTKKQKTWFKRYSIFRELPTLGLSSDAIAQKIAKDYLLYS, from the coding sequence ATGCTTCCTTTTGAATTCGAGTTTAATACAACTTCTTCTCCTGAATGCGACGTATGCCTTGATCCTCAGAAGTTATTTGTAAAGCTATTTAAGCGTACGATCGTCTTGCTTTCAGGACCTACAGGATCTGGGAAAACTGATGTTTCTTTAGCATTAGCCCCCATGATTGATGGAGAGATCGTCTCAGTGGATTCTATGCAAGTATACCAAGGCATGGATATCGGAACTGCAAAAGTATCTCTAAAAGCTAGACAAGAGATTCCTCACCATTTAATTGACATCCGACATGTTCAAGAGCCGTTTAATGTTGTGGATTTTTATTATGAAGCAATTCAAGCATGCCAAAACATTTTATCAAGAAATAAAGTTCCTATTTTAGTTGGTGGCTCAGGGTTTTATTTTCATGCCTTTCTTTCAGGTCCTCCTAAAGGTCCCGCGGCAGATCCTCAGATACGAGAACAGCTTGAAGCGATAGCAGAAGAACACGGGGTTTCTGCTCTTTATGAGGACCTACTTCTTAAAGATCCAGAATATGCTCAAACAATCACTAAGAATGATAAAAATAAAATCATTCGAGGATTGGAAATTATCCAACTTACAGGAAAAAAAGTTAGCGATCATGAATGGGATATCGTTCCCAAAGCTTCAAGAGAGTATTGTTGTCGTGCCTGGTTTCTTTCCCCTGAAACAGAATTTTTGAAAAATAATATTCAAATGCGTTGCGAAGCTATGCTGCAAGAAGGGCTGCTAGAGGAAGTCAGGGGATTATTGAACCAGGGAATAAGGGAAAACCCTTCAGCATTCAAGGCCATTGGATATCGAGAATGGATAGAATTCCTTGATAACGGAGAGAAATTAGAAGAGTACGAGGAGACAAAAAGAAAATTTGTATCCAATAGTTGGCATTATACTAAAAAACAAAAAACATGGTTTAAACGTTATTCGATATTTCGAGAACTTCCGACATTAGGCCTCTCTTCGGACGCAATTGCTCAGAAGATAGCTAAAGACTACTTACTGTACAGCTGA
- the mqnC gene encoding cyclic dehypoxanthinyl futalosine synthase, translating into MNLCKRISFEEGLELFVSSPIERLQERADAIRKERYPSNEVTYVLDANPNYTNICKIDCTFCAFYRKPKSPDAYLLSFDEVRSLLQRYVSSGVKTVLLQGGVHPGLGIDYLEELVRITVQEFPSIHPHFFSAVEIEHACRVSGISIEQGLQRLWDAGQRTIPGGGAEILSERVRKIISPKKMQPGGWINLHKLAHLMGFRTTATMMFGHVENPEDILIHLQTLRDAQDSCPGFYSFIPWSYKPGNTALRRNVPQQASIETYYRILALGRIFLDNFDHVAASWFGEGKSLGAKALHYGADDFGGVILDESVHKATGWSIQSSEEEICNIIRSEGFIPVERNTFYQHISCTVSSL; encoded by the coding sequence ATGAATTTATGTAAAAGAATTTCATTTGAAGAAGGATTAGAGCTATTTGTTTCGTCCCCTATCGAGAGATTACAAGAGCGTGCGGACGCGATTCGTAAAGAACGATATCCTTCAAATGAAGTTACTTATGTTTTGGATGCCAATCCAAACTATACTAATATTTGTAAAATAGATTGTACGTTTTGTGCGTTCTACAGAAAGCCTAAATCTCCCGACGCTTATCTATTATCTTTTGATGAAGTTCGCAGCCTATTACAACGTTATGTAAGTTCAGGAGTCAAAACTGTTTTACTGCAAGGTGGTGTGCACCCGGGGTTAGGCATCGATTATCTTGAAGAACTCGTACGCATTACTGTTCAAGAATTTCCTTCCATCCATCCTCATTTCTTTTCTGCAGTAGAAATCGAACATGCTTGCCGGGTCTCTGGCATCAGTATTGAGCAAGGTCTCCAAAGGTTATGGGATGCGGGGCAACGTACCATCCCTGGGGGCGGGGCTGAGATTCTTTCAGAGAGAGTTAGAAAAATCATCTCTCCAAAAAAAATGCAGCCTGGGGGCTGGATCAATCTACATAAGTTAGCCCATCTCATGGGCTTTCGCACAACAGCAACAATGATGTTTGGGCATGTGGAGAACCCAGAAGATATCCTTATACATCTTCAAACACTCCGTGATGCTCAAGATAGCTGCCCTGGCTTTTATAGTTTTATCCCCTGGAGTTATAAACCTGGGAATACGGCCCTAAGACGTAACGTTCCTCAACAAGCTTCTATTGAAACCTATTACCGCATTTTAGCTTTGGGCAGAATCTTTCTGGATAATTTTGATCACGTAGCAGCCTCATGGTTTGGCGAGGGTAAAAGCTTAGGAGCGAAAGCTCTCCATTACGGAGCTGATGATTTTGGAGGGGTTATTTTAGACGAAAGCGTGCATAAAGCTACAGGATGGTCGATACAGAGCTCTGAAGAAGAAATCTGTAATATCATTCGATCTGAAGGTTTCATTCCTGTGGAGAGAAATACCTTTTATCAACACATCAGCTGTACAGTAAGTAGTCTTTAG
- a CDS encoding HAD family phosphatase encodes MNFVSTLTGSDFYAPVLEKLEEAFADTTGQVILFSSSPDFIVHPIAQQLGISSWYASCYRDQSAEQTIYKKCLTGDKKAQILSYIKKINQARSHTFSDHILDLPFLMLGEEKTVVRPQGRLKKMAKKYYWNIV; translated from the coding sequence TTGAATTTTGTATCGACTCTGACCGGCTCCGATTTTTATGCTCCTGTTTTAGAAAAACTAGAAGAAGCTTTTGCAGATACCACAGGACAGGTGATCCTTTTTTCTTCTTCTCCAGACTTTATTGTCCACCCCATAGCGCAGCAACTCGGGATTAGTTCTTGGTATGCGTCGTGTTATCGCGATCAGTCTGCAGAACAGACGATCTATAAAAAATGTCTTACAGGGGATAAAAAAGCGCAAATTTTGAGTTATATTAAAAAAATTAATCAAGCAAGAAGCCATACCTTCTCCGACCATATTTTAGATCTTCCTTTTCTTATGCTGGGAGAAGAGAAAACCGTCGTTCGCCCTCAGGGACGACTCAAGAAAATGGCAAAAAAATATTACTGGAATATCGTTTAA
- the rsfS gene encoding ribosome silencing factor, with the protein MDSFCFDLLKVAAKAIDDKKGNNLVVLDVRTISEFTDYFVFVEGSVNVHVKALANTIVEELKKQKVSPLHVEGITDGNWVVIDYGFIVVHVFVSEIRGKYRLEELWKDGFIVTSKLLAS; encoded by the coding sequence ATGGATTCATTTTGTTTTGATCTATTGAAAGTAGCTGCTAAAGCTATTGACGACAAAAAAGGGAATAATCTGGTTGTTCTAGATGTTAGAACAATTTCGGAATTTACCGATTATTTTGTTTTTGTTGAAGGTAGTGTGAATGTGCATGTTAAGGCTTTAGCAAATACTATCGTAGAAGAGTTAAAAAAGCAGAAAGTTAGTCCTCTTCATGTGGAGGGGATAACGGATGGTAATTGGGTGGTGATAGATTACGGATTTATCGTCGTCCATGTATTTGTCTCTGAAATTCGTGGAAAATATCGTTTAGAAGAGCTATGGAAGGACGGATTTATTGTCACATCCAAGCTTTTAGCTTCTTAA
- the fabF gene encoding beta-ketoacyl-ACP synthase II — MSKKRVVVTGFGVVSCLGNEVDTFYDNLLAGVSGVRPITSFPCEDYATRFAGWIPEFNPEPYVDKKQARRVDPFITYAMVAAKKAIAMSRWDKDHLPSDPVRCGVIVGSGMGGLSTLDQGMERLLVIHKKLSPFFIPYIITNMAPALIAMDFGLMGPNYSISTACATGNYCIDAAYQHLVSGRADMIICGGTEAAVNRIGLEGFIANRALSERNDAPDQASRPWDRDRDGFVLGEGAGILVLETLESALRRDAPIFAEMLGSYVTCDAFHITAPRDDGEGITACVLGALNSAGIPKERVNYVNAHGTSTPLGDLSEVLAVKKAFGSHVRNLRMNSTKSLIGHCLGAAGGVEAVVAIQAILTGKLHPTINLDNPIAEIEDFDVVANKAQDWDIDVAMSNSFGFGGHNSTILFSRYVP; from the coding sequence ATGAGTAAAAAACGCGTAGTTGTTACAGGATTCGGTGTTGTATCTTGCCTCGGTAATGAAGTAGATACCTTTTACGATAATCTTCTTGCCGGTGTCAGCGGCGTACGGCCAATTACATCCTTTCCTTGTGAGGATTATGCCACTCGTTTTGCCGGCTGGATCCCAGAATTCAATCCCGAGCCTTATGTAGATAAAAAGCAAGCACGTCGTGTCGACCCCTTTATTACCTATGCCATGGTAGCTGCTAAGAAAGCGATCGCTATGTCACGTTGGGATAAAGACCATCTGCCTTCCGATCCCGTGCGTTGTGGAGTGATTGTCGGCTCTGGAATGGGTGGGCTCTCTACCCTAGACCAAGGGATGGAAAGACTCTTAGTTATTCATAAAAAATTATCTCCCTTCTTTATTCCTTATATCATTACAAATATGGCCCCAGCACTTATTGCTATGGACTTTGGTTTGATGGGCCCCAATTATTCTATATCAACTGCATGTGCTACAGGAAATTATTGTATTGATGCCGCCTACCAACATTTAGTATCTGGGCGCGCTGATATGATCATCTGTGGTGGTACGGAAGCTGCAGTGAACCGTATTGGTTTAGAGGGTTTTATTGCTAATCGTGCTCTCTCTGAGAGAAACGATGCTCCAGATCAAGCTTCACGTCCTTGGGATAGAGATCGTGATGGCTTTGTCTTAGGAGAAGGAGCAGGAATTCTTGTTTTAGAAACCCTAGAGAGTGCTCTACGTCGCGATGCTCCTATTTTTGCTGAGATGTTAGGAAGCTATGTTACATGCGATGCCTTCCATATTACCGCTCCTAGAGATGACGGTGAGGGGATTACTGCATGCGTGCTTGGTGCTTTAAATTCCGCAGGAATTCCTAAAGAACGTGTCAACTATGTGAATGCTCACGGAACGTCGACTCCATTAGGGGATCTTTCTGAAGTTCTAGCTGTTAAAAAGGCTTTTGGCTCCCATGTACGAAATCTCCGCATGAACTCCACTAAATCATTGATAGGGCATTGTCTTGGAGCTGCTGGAGGTGTTGAAGCCGTCGTTGCAATTCAAGCTATCCTTACGGGAAAGCTTCATCCTACGATTAATTTGGATAACCCTATCGCAGAAATTGAAGACTTTGATGTAGTTGCAAATAAAGCTCAAGACTGGGATATTGATGTAGCGATGTCCAACTCATTTGGTTTTGGTGGACATAATTCAACGATATTATTCTCGAGGTATGTACCCTAG